AGCACTACGGCAGCCCGGGGGAGCGAACGGCGTACGCGCCGCCGATAGGCTGCATCCACTCGACGCACCACCCGTCCCACTCTCGAAGGATCACCCATGGCCGGCGGACTGTTCGCCCTGCTCGACGACGTCGCCGCCCTGGCCCGGATCGCCGCTGCGAGCGTGGACGACGTCGGCGCCGCCGCGGCCCGCGCGAGCATGAAGGCCGCCGGCGTGGTCGTCGACGACACCGCGGTCACCCCGCAGTACCTCCACGGATCGCCCGCCGCGCGCGAGCTGCCGATCATCAAGAAGATCGCGATCGGCTCGCTGCGCAACAAGCTGCTGTTCATCCTGCCGGCCGCAGTGCTGCTGGGGCAGTTCCTTCCCGAGCTGCTGCCGGTCATCCTCATCTTCGGCGGTGGCTTCCTCGCCTACGAGGGCGCGCACAAGGTGTGGGAGAAGATCAGGGGCCACGAGCCGGTGGCGGCCGCTGCGGAGGACGAGCTCACCGCGACGGGCGAGCTGAGCCCCGAGCACGAGGCGAAGACGATCAGCGGCGCGATCCGCACCGACTTCATCCTCAGCGCCGAGATCATGGTGATCGCGCTCAAGGAGGTCGTCGGCTCCGACCCCGACGCGTCCATCTGGATGCGGGCGATCGTGCTGGCCGTCGTCGCCGTGCTCATCACGGTGCTGGTCTACGGCGTGGTCGCGCTGATCGTGAAGATGGACGACGTCGGCCTGCACC
The sequence above is drawn from the Nocardioides sp. zg-1228 genome and encodes:
- a CDS encoding DUF808 domain-containing protein, giving the protein MAGGLFALLDDVAALARIAAASVDDVGAAAARASMKAAGVVVDDTAVTPQYLHGSPAARELPIIKKIAIGSLRNKLLFILPAAVLLGQFLPELLPVILIFGGGFLAYEGAHKVWEKIRGHEPVAAAAEDELTATGELSPEHEAKTISGAIRTDFILSAEIMVIALKEVVGSDPDASIWMRAIVLAVVAVLITVLVYGVVALIVKMDDVGLHLAEKPSKGSQRLGLALVSAMPRLLTAISLIGTLAMLWVGGHIFLVSLYEIGGHDGLLEGTTFGDVLHAPYDLVHHWEVAVHDAVGGAFGSLLGWLLNTVLSGVVGLVVGAIVLAALHAVGIGGGHGAEHDAEHGTADDTADGTADGAEHGAKSGTTARDEPGRTAGSTAVEPPAEDSPNP